In the genome of Ignavibacteria bacterium, the window ATTACCTTGTCCGAGAATTGCTCTATCTAATCCTCCAACTTTCACATAAAATGGATCGCGCTTATATCCGTACCGAAGATATTTAATCAAACTCAAATAGTCTGAAAGAGTATTAAAATCCTCGTGGCGAACATTCCCTTCCTTGTTAATTCGGAGATTCAAATCAAGACCAACTCCGAATTTTCCAATAGCAATATCAGGAGAAAGTGAGAACATGTAATATGGTTCGCCATCTATCCAGCTTAGTCCGAGTCCGCCAGAAAACTGATTAGGATCACGCGGTAAACGACTTATCTGCGAAAAAATTGTGGCAACTGATATTATTAGAATTAAGATAATTAGAAAAAATTTTGACATACATCCTCAGAAAATTTGCCGAAATTTAATAAAAAATTAAAGATAATTAAATCTTTTCTTACAAGTCTTTCACTTTCAATGTTCAGCTGCTTAGGAAAAGAATTATTTTAACAATGTGATTTTTATCTTTTTGGTTAAGTTATTCTGCGAAACACTTAAAATATAATTACCGCTTGAAAAATTGGAAGCATTAAATATAAGATTGTATTCACCGGCTGCAAGAAATTGAGAGAAAGGAGTTTTAATAATATTTCCCAGTATATCATAGATTTTAATAGTCACCACATCAGATGTGGAGAGGGTGAATTTTATATTCGTTTTTGAATTGAATGGATTGGGAAAGTTTTGTTGTAAATCTAGTTTTTTATTTTCATAACTTGATTCTTTTACTGAACTTGTTCCATAATTTACTTTAAGAGTATCCGAATACTTAAAATCTCCGTTAAAATCGATTTGCTTTAACCTGTAATAATAAATCGTGTTGGAAAGAAAAGAACTATCCTTAAAAGTATAATGTTTTGGTGAATTGCTATTTCCACTTCCAGGGACAAAACCTATTTTATTAAAATTTTTATTTGAATCAGCTCTCTCAATATCGAATCCAAAATTGCCAACTTCCGTTGCTGTCCCAAACCTTATAAATACTCCATCAGTTAAAACATGTGCTTCAAAGTAAAGTAATTCTACTGGGAGGGGTATGTTCTCAACTTTAAAATCATGTTCGAGTAATTGCTGAGCCAATAACTGACCCGTTGAACAAAACAGAAAGTTAACAAAAAGTGAAAAAAATGCTATAAAACTCTGAGGCTTAATAAATGAAAATAAACAAGAATTCATCGCACTTTGGCTAATTTTTGTAATATTTCTACAGTCCTATCTGAACGTTTTGCGATAACCTTATAAAGATATACACCATTTCCAATCAGGTCCCCGTCAGTATCTCTGCCATCCCAATAAATTTTATTGAAATTAGTCGAAAGTTCAGAAGAATTTTTTGAAATCTCTTTAATCAGCCTGCCGGATATTGTATAAATTTTAATTCTAAGTTCATCTGGAACTTGTGTTAGGTTAAATGTAAAGAAAGTCTCATTCTGGAATGGATTGGGATAATTATATACCTGAAGTAATTGAATTTGACTCGAAACTTTAAAATATTTTTCATACCCAGGGGAAGTTTCTAAATGCCCAAGTATATTTTTACCAAATATTTTGAAAATATAATCACCGGTAGTCAATTTTGGTATGTATTGAAAATAAATTTTTCGCTTACTTGTATCATAATTTATTGTTAAATCGGATATACTTATTCTATTTCCATTCAAATAGAACTGAATCGAGTTAGTATCGGCGGCTGGAAACCAAATAGGATAAGAGAATTCAACATTTATTTTTGGATTATCTGTTACAAAAGCGCCATCATCGATGGATTTACCATCATATAAAACATTCAGACTAAAGTTATTGACTGATGTTAAATTAGTGTCCGATTTAACAAAAAAGGGAACTCTAAATGTGTTATTAGTTTTATACAATTCCAAAAAAATATTATCAGGGTCTAACTCAATCTGAAAGAACATGTTACCTTTACCGTCTGGTAAGTAATTGCGATAAATGTGACTTATATTTAGCCGTTCCATAGATCTAAGTTTCATAATAAGCGAATCTCTTAATAAAATCTTTGTATTATCATTTTTAATCAGACTAAGCAGTATTCTAAAACTATCTGCATCAAATCCTCCTACATTTTGAGTAAATAAATTCAGGAAAAGGCTATCTCCTTGCATAATTGTATCTTTTGAGGCAGAAACAGTCTGATAATTTATAGCTAATTCTGCTGGTATTTTATAATCAATACCGATACTTTTTATTGATGGTGATTCTCTATGCGCATTTGCATATAATTTCGTCAGAAGCTTAAGTTGAGGATACAATTTAGCATTAATGAAACTTATGGATGAACTGTCCCCCGTAAAATTTAATTTTTGCAATGTATCAACACTACCATCCACTCTGATACCTAATGGATAAAAATCAATAAATGTTTCAGCAGGTTTAAGAATATCAACATTAATCTTTTCCCATTTGGCTGAACTCCCTAATGGGGGAAAAACTACTATACCGCTATCACTTTTTATTATTTTTGAAACATCAATTAACGCTGGTCCTTCAAATAGTTTTTTGTAAGATTCTGGTACAGAACCAATAGGTGCCCCTTTCCTTCCGAGGATAGCCCATGACTCTCTATAGCGAATACTATCGATATAATAACTCCCAAGTGTTTTTATTGCATTTCTTACAGGAGTACCGCCAGACCAACCCAAAACAGATTGTGCCCCATCATCGCAAATAGCAAGTGCAATCATTGTTCCAACCTGAAGTGAATTAATATAACTCGTTAATGAGTCTCCCGATGGAGGATTGGGATATAGAAAGTATTTGAATGAATGTGGTTTTAGTGTAATTGTATCGACTAATGCTGTCGCAATTCCCCAAAAGTAGGTATTAGGAAGCATTTCAATAGCATTGTATTGCATTGATGCAATTGAACCAGCCGATTGGCCTGCTGAATATATTCTCAATTTTTTTTCTTCACTTGATAGAATCCATCCTCCTAATGATGAGTCAAAAATTGTGTTCTGATATTCAATATTTTGTGGCTCAAATGTTTTATCAATGTACCAAGCATAAGGTTTGTTCAAATTCATAAATGAATATGATCGTGACCAATCTGAGCCAGAGAAATTCAGTTTCATTCTCCACCAATATCTTTTATTAAATTGCATTGAAGGCAGGGAGACAGTAGTAAATAGCGTATCTAAGCTCTGATCTAAACTTATAAAAGAACCAAAATCCTTATCTTGAGAAAGTGATAATTCTACTCTATCAGAAATACTTTCAGTTTTTAAAGCTGGATTAAGGAATCTCAGTTCCCCCTTATACGTTGAATAATAATTTTCGCTCTCTAAAGCAAGAAGTGATGTTGAGTAGACATCAAAACTAAAATTGGAAATATTATCCGTCTCGTCTAATTCTTCATACACGTTTTCTTTATCTAATTCTATTTTTAAGAAATGTTTTCCAACTAATCCCTTAATTGGGATATTAAAGCTTAGTTGGTTTTCGAACAGAGGTACTTCAATTACAATTTTTTTGTTGAATACAATTGAATCTTTGAATTTGTCAGAAACATCAACAGACAGTACACTATCAGGTACCGAGCCAAGATTTCGGACGTGAATTTTAATTTTTACAGAATCATCTGTATCTCGTGGAAAATCACCAACAATTGAAATTGAATTAGCGCCTATACTAAAATTAGGTTTGCTTGGTATTTTCAAGGAAATTATTGGATCACCAAATAATAAATTACAAAAATTAAAAACTCGATTTACATCATTAATTCCTGTTTCATTAAATTGTCTTACTTTAGCAAGAAAATGTGCACGTCCAATAATTTTAATACTGTCATTAAGAAGCAGCGAATAAAAATACTTTGGAAATCTCAATGAGGTAGATAGGTAACCCCAACTGGAATTTCCTAGATAGGCAATAGCTTGTCCATTTGCCGATTGAGCTACAAATAATTCGCCAAACGCATCGACATCTGATTCGGCAAATTTTCCTGTTGAACATCCAAAATCGGTGATTAGAGGATTTCGGTTTGAATATTTATTCTGAATATGTTCAACCTCTGTGATTCCGTTATCCCAAACTCTGGTACCACTATGACCGATATAAGAAATAAAAACCGCACCTTTATCGATTGTTTCACGAATTTCCTCTTGTGTATATGGTCCAAAATTCGTTGGAGGCGAAATAGTCTTATAAAAATGCTTACCTACACCCCCTACTGGAGCAGGTTTGATTAAATTCTGAAATAAATCTTCATTGGTCGCTTTTATTTGAGCTAATTCAGAAGGTTTTGAAGCATCTCCGCCACTAAAAAGCATGTAGTATTTATTCCAATCATTAAGTGGTTTCTCCACAAATCGTTTATGTTTTAGTAGATAATTATTTAACTCATCATTAGTGTTGACAGGTATTCTGCCGACATACATTTGAGGTAAGTTAACATTCGTTGTATCCCAGGTAACATACCACAAATCACTTACAGGATTCCCATAGGAAGTTACAAGATTTTTTTTCCGAGGCAAAGGAACTGGTTCGATAACATCTCTATAATCATAGTTCGCATCTCCAATAAGCGCTAAATAGGAAGGTTTGGGTGCGGTCCAGTAATAGTTTGCTTTCTTTAAAAAAAGCCTTATTGCCTCAGCGCTTACCATTCCGAAAGAGAACTCATCAAAAATATCATCAGTGAATACAAGCTCTGTTCTTAATCCATATTGATTTATGATAAAGTTCTTATAGTTAGTAGCAGATGAAGTGAATATATTGTTGGTAACTAACACATAATCTGCTCCACGAGAGGGGTCCGTTAGATTAACAAAATACTTTTTATATCGAAAGACTGGTTTACGTATGAAATCACTTTTGATGATTAAATATCTATCCCCCCCACAAGCAGTATCAGTAAAAGTTAAAATTTTAGAAGTACCTGAACTTAGTGAAAAATTTTCTATCCGTTTTATTTCAGGTTTAAGTTTATACACAAGCAAATTTGAATGTTCAGATGTAATATCTTCAACTTTAATAACTCTCAATCCATATGTAACTGAATCGGGAATAATGACAAGCAACGAATCGTTCACTGCTTTATTCATTCTAAAATATTCGATATCAATCCAGTCTAATAATGATTGATGGAAAGAGGCACTCGTTGGAATTCCAAAGATTCTAATAGTATTATTTCCGTTTACTAATAAATTTGAATTAAGTGAAGAATTGAAATTCACGGTCTGTTTGTAATTATACTTGATCGTGTCTTGGGGTATAGATGAATTAATACTAATACCATTTTTATGTGCATCTGTTATAATGTTTGATGCGTTACTAATTAATCTTATAAAGGTTTTAAGTGGTGAATTTGCTACTGCATCTCTTGCTGAAAATGTAATCGATTGTGAACCTGAACTGCCAATAACTAACCAGGTCCAGACTTTATTTTCCTGCCAAAAAGGGAGTTGCACACGAGGTAAAACTGCATCATAGTACCATAAACGCATATCTCGTTCGAAGTGTAACCGAACTAGATGAGAAGATAAAGTATCAGTGGTTTGAGGCATGAC includes:
- a CDS encoding T9SS type A sorting domain-containing protein, which codes for MNSCLFSFIKPQSFIAFFSLFVNFLFCSTGQLLAQQLLEHDFKVENIPLPVELLYFEAHVLTDGVFIRFGTATEVGNFGFDIERADSNKNFNKIGFVPGSGNSNSPKHYTFKDSSFLSNTIYYYRLKQIDFNGDFKYSDTLKVNYGTSSVKESSYENKKLDLQQNFPNPFNSKTNIKFTLSTSDVVTIKIYDILGNIIKTPFSQFLAAGEYNLIFNASNFSSGNYILSVSQNNLTKKIKITLLK
- a CDS encoding T9SS type A sorting domain-containing protein encodes the protein MSTRTILTTKLIIVTALFFSLISARLCTGQRQVDNSRLYKLDLNGNQEKQKNIQELSSSLITIDESNPGVPALPSRTYYFAIPPSTKVNADLLNIKFDKIENFELEINPKVILVGDSSLSYSEEVLHEEIRNMKSFPAAYQEILGYTWIRDFYCVVVKVNTHIFNFYDRSLTIIKEADIMLSWASSPNYSINYSPKGPFDEDLKDVISNFQDAMQLRTFNHFEELKINTDDWIDYSKEYIKLLITTDGIHRVNYNDLLSYGVNPSFVNPKTIKIFLKGEEKLIFVQGEDDLIFDSTDFIEFYTERNYDSTSYRQIVLSGQDYFNYMNRYSDTSVVWLSWGGTNGKRCSRQSSVMPQTTDTLSSHLVRLHFERDMRLWYYDAVLPRVQLPFWQENKVWTWLVIGSSGSQSITFSARDAVANSPLKTFIRLISNASNIITDAHKNGISINSSIPQDTIKYNYKQTVNFNSSLNSNLLVNGNNTIRIFGIPTSASFHQSLLDWIDIEYFRMNKAVNDSLLVIIPDSVTYGLRVIKVEDITSEHSNLLVYKLKPEIKRIENFSLSSGTSKILTFTDTACGGDRYLIIKSDFIRKPVFRYKKYFVNLTDPSRGADYVLVTNNIFTSSATNYKNFIINQYGLRTELVFTDDIFDEFSFGMVSAEAIRLFLKKANYYWTAPKPSYLALIGDANYDYRDVIEPVPLPRKKNLVTSYGNPVSDLWYVTWDTTNVNLPQMYVGRIPVNTNDELNNYLLKHKRFVEKPLNDWNKYYMLFSGGDASKPSELAQIKATNEDLFQNLIKPAPVGGVGKHFYKTISPPTNFGPYTQEEIRETIDKGAVFISYIGHSGTRVWDNGITEVEHIQNKYSNRNPLITDFGCSTGKFAESDVDAFGELFVAQSANGQAIAYLGNSSWGYLSTSLRFPKYFYSLLLNDSIKIIGRAHFLAKVRQFNETGINDVNRVFNFCNLLFGDPIISLKIPSKPNFSIGANSISIVGDFPRDTDDSVKIKIHVRNLGSVPDSVLSVDVSDKFKDSIVFNKKIVIEVPLFENQLSFNIPIKGLVGKHFLKIELDKENVYEELDETDNISNFSFDVYSTSLLALESENYYSTYKGELRFLNPALKTESISDRVELSLSQDKDFGSFISLDQSLDTLFTTVSLPSMQFNKRYWWRMKLNFSGSDWSRSYSFMNLNKPYAWYIDKTFEPQNIEYQNTIFDSSLGGWILSSEEKKLRIYSAGQSAGSIASMQYNAIEMLPNTYFWGIATALVDTITLKPHSFKYFLYPNPPSGDSLTSYINSLQVGTMIALAICDDGAQSVLGWSGGTPVRNAIKTLGSYYIDSIRYRESWAILGRKGAPIGSVPESYKKLFEGPALIDVSKIIKSDSGIVVFPPLGSSAKWEKINVDILKPAETFIDFYPLGIRVDGSVDTLQKLNFTGDSSSISFINAKLYPQLKLLTKLYANAHRESPSIKSIGIDYKIPAELAINYQTVSASKDTIMQGDSLFLNLFTQNVGGFDADSFRILLSLIKNDNTKILLRDSLIMKLRSMERLNISHIYRNYLPDGKGNMFFQIELDPDNIFLELYKTNNTFRVPFFVKSDTNLTSVNNFSLNVLYDGKSIDDGAFVTDNPKINVEFSYPIWFPAADTNSIQFYLNGNRISISDLTINYDTSKRKIYFQYIPKLTTGDYIFKIFGKNILGHLETSPGYEKYFKVSSQIQLLQVYNYPNPFQNETFFTFNLTQVPDELRIKIYTISGRLIKEISKNSSELSTNFNKIYWDGRDTDGDLIGNGVYLYKVIAKRSDRTVEILQKLAKVR